The following proteins are co-located in the Halostella salina genome:
- a CDS encoding 2Fe-2S iron-sulfur cluster-binding protein encodes MAEEIPVTVVTGDGERTVAVERGETLRDALLDRGFPVYGTVSKHANCGGRGLCATCTVEVDPAPEPTHWHDAAALRFGYPRLSCCLTVEEPLTVRLLDKLLWGQVLPRRR; translated from the coding sequence ATGGCCGAGGAGATACCCGTGACCGTCGTGACGGGGGACGGGGAACGGACCGTCGCCGTCGAGCGCGGCGAGACCCTCCGTGACGCGCTGCTCGACCGCGGGTTCCCCGTGTACGGGACGGTTTCGAAGCACGCGAACTGCGGCGGTCGCGGGCTGTGTGCGACCTGCACCGTCGAGGTCGACCCGGCCCCGGAGCCGACGCACTGGCACGACGCCGCCGCGCTCCGCTTTGGCTACCCCCGACTCTCCTGCTGTCTCACCGTCGAGGAGCCGCTGACGGTGCGCCTGCTTGACAAACTCCTCTGGGGGCAGGTGCTCCCCCGGCGGCGGTAG
- a CDS encoding MATE family efflux transporter, translating into MGVRSRLGALFKGPEEFDLTSGGIGKPLFFLSMPIVVTNLFQTAYNLADTFWLGQYSTDALAAISFAFPMVFLLISLGMGISVAGSVLVAQYTGAGEEREAEYAASQTVTFAVTASVLLGGIGYFLVEDFLGLMGASDDVLPLASSYMEVISLGLLFMFGFAVFISLMRGYGDTITPMLVMFGSVVLNIVLDPFLIFGWGPFPRLGIEGAAIATVFSRALALFVGLAIMFRGTRGVEINLRDMAPDFTYLRRLLRIGLPASVEGTGRALSMNLLLFIVALFPDAVVAAYGIGTRVFSVVFLPAIAVARGVETMTGQNIGAAKPDRADRAAGLAATVLFAVLTGAGVLVWLLAAPIADVFTTDPAVVDIAAGFLRYVALTFGFIGIMRAYTGSFRGAGKTLTAAAISVLMLGLVRFPIAWVAAGEIGETGIWLSFAVSNVVGAAVAYAWYRRGTWREGDLTESRVDLDDPSTSTSAGGD; encoded by the coding sequence ATGGGGGTGCGGAGTCGTCTCGGCGCGCTGTTCAAAGGGCCCGAGGAGTTCGACCTCACGTCCGGCGGCATCGGGAAACCCCTCTTCTTCCTCTCGATGCCGATCGTCGTGACGAACCTGTTTCAGACGGCCTACAACCTCGCGGACACGTTCTGGCTGGGCCAGTACAGCACGGACGCGCTGGCGGCGATCAGCTTCGCGTTCCCGATGGTGTTCCTGCTCATCTCCCTGGGCATGGGTATATCGGTCGCCGGGAGCGTCCTCGTCGCCCAGTACACCGGGGCCGGCGAGGAGCGAGAGGCCGAGTACGCGGCCTCACAGACCGTAACGTTCGCCGTTACCGCGTCGGTGCTACTGGGCGGTATCGGCTACTTCCTCGTCGAGGACTTCCTCGGACTCATGGGCGCGTCCGACGACGTGTTGCCCCTCGCGTCGAGCTACATGGAGGTCATCTCGCTGGGACTGCTGTTCATGTTCGGGTTCGCGGTGTTCATCTCGCTCATGCGTGGCTACGGCGACACGATCACCCCGATGCTCGTCATGTTCGGGTCGGTCGTCCTCAACATCGTCCTCGACCCGTTCCTCATCTTCGGGTGGGGGCCGTTCCCGCGACTCGGCATCGAGGGTGCCGCCATCGCGACCGTGTTCTCGCGCGCGCTGGCGCTTTTCGTCGGGCTGGCGATCATGTTCCGGGGGACACGCGGCGTCGAGATCAACCTCCGTGACATGGCCCCGGATTTCACCTACCTCCGCCGGCTCCTCCGCATCGGGCTGCCGGCGTCGGTCGAGGGAACTGGACGGGCGCTGTCGATGAACCTGCTCCTGTTCATCGTCGCGCTGTTCCCGGACGCGGTCGTCGCCGCCTACGGTATCGGAACGCGCGTGTTCTCGGTCGTCTTCCTGCCGGCGATCGCCGTCGCCCGCGGCGTCGAGACGATGACGGGGCAGAACATCGGCGCGGCCAAGCCCGACCGTGCCGATCGGGCGGCCGGGCTCGCGGCGACGGTCCTCTTTGCCGTCCTCACGGGCGCGGGAGTCCTCGTCTGGCTGCTCGCCGCGCCGATCGCCGACGTGTTCACGACCGACCCCGCGGTCGTCGACATCGCCGCCGGCTTCCTGCGCTACGTCGCGCTGACGTTCGGGTTCATCGGCATCATGCGCGCGTACACCGGAAGCTTCCGCGGAGCGGGCAAGACGCTCACTGCCGCCGCCATCTCCGTGTTGATGCTCGGGCTCGTCCGGTTCCCGATCGCCTGGGTCGCCGCCGGCGAGATCGGCGAGACCGGCATCTGGCTGTCGTTCGCGGTGTCGAACGTCGTCGGGGCGGCGGTCGCCTACGCGTGGTATCGGCGCGGGACGTGGCGCGAGGGCGACCTCACCGAGTCCAGGGTCGACCTCGACGACCCGAGCACGTCGACCTCGGCAGGTGGTGACTGA
- a CDS encoding GNAT family N-acetyltransferase codes for MPGPTFIDCDRIELSPPEEADIEFLQKGVNHPKVRRYVTVFRTPYSEENYREELWPLDTDEDSVTLLPVPKDGEFEGEPVGSVQLAPIQDRDGYANFGVWFHPDAWGEGYALEAGANLIEYGFRDLRLHRVSATVMAPNDASRRLCERLGFTHEGTTRETQFADGEYVDVERYGLLVDEWDGPDTVLGSRG; via the coding sequence ATGCCAGGACCGACGTTCATCGACTGCGACCGCATCGAACTCAGCCCGCCCGAGGAGGCCGACATCGAGTTCCTCCAGAAGGGCGTGAACCATCCGAAAGTCCGCCGGTACGTCACCGTGTTTCGGACGCCGTACAGCGAGGAGAACTATCGCGAGGAGCTGTGGCCGCTGGACACCGACGAGGACAGCGTCACGCTGCTACCCGTTCCGAAGGACGGGGAGTTCGAGGGCGAACCGGTCGGATCCGTCCAGTTAGCCCCCATACAGGACCGGGACGGGTACGCCAACTTCGGCGTCTGGTTCCACCCCGACGCCTGGGGCGAGGGGTACGCGCTGGAGGCAGGCGCGAACCTGATCGAGTACGGCTTCCGCGACCTTCGGCTCCACCGCGTCTCGGCGACGGTGATGGCCCCCAACGACGCCTCCCGGCGGCTCTGCGAGCGACTCGGGTTCACCCACGAGGGGACGACCCGCGAAACGCAGTTCGCCGACGGCGAGTACGTCGACGTGGAGCGGTACGGACTGCTGGTCGACGAGTGGGACGGCCCCGATACAGTACTCGGAAGTCGGGGGTAA
- a CDS encoding MFS transporter: MTESTDDGTDAGSIRSRSTRARWTLVAGASLISVALGAYEISPASVTPLVRDSLGIGSSAAGLIVSVMFGTAVVASLPVGAVLDRTNSRRAVAVAVLVLFVAGVWGWTAGERGSFASVLGSRVLGGVAYVVVWNAGIDIVSEAVDGARRATAVGVFTASGPVGFAIGQSTAPLIAARFGWPAIFLAFNGLALVGLAVFWPTSRGLGRVGGDAPPSPGEFGDVLRSRAVWTVGLLGFLGYSLYLFVNSWAPSYLTDVVGLSLGVSGLLVAAFPAVGVLARVSSGLLSDRLFGGRRRPVVLASFVVAAPLVASVVATRSVVALLAVLLVAGFAVQLTLGLSFAYVRELVDPRVAATAVAFQTSVGLAGAFAAPIVGGAVIERAGYTAAFLAASALGVLGIVLAWRAPEPGG, translated from the coding sequence GTGACCGAGTCGACCGACGACGGCACGGATGCGGGATCGATACGCTCGCGGAGCACACGGGCCCGGTGGACGCTCGTCGCCGGTGCGAGCCTGATCTCCGTCGCGCTCGGGGCGTACGAGATCTCGCCGGCCAGCGTCACGCCGCTCGTCCGCGACTCGCTCGGGATCGGCTCCTCGGCCGCCGGGCTGATCGTCAGCGTGATGTTCGGCACCGCGGTCGTCGCGAGTCTCCCGGTGGGGGCAGTGCTTGACCGGACGAACTCCCGACGCGCAGTTGCGGTCGCCGTGCTCGTCCTGTTCGTCGCCGGGGTGTGGGGCTGGACGGCCGGCGAACGCGGGTCGTTCGCCTCGGTGCTCGGCTCCAGAGTCCTCGGCGGCGTCGCCTACGTCGTCGTCTGGAACGCCGGCATCGACATCGTGAGCGAGGCCGTCGACGGCGCGCGCCGGGCCACCGCCGTCGGCGTGTTCACCGCCAGCGGTCCGGTCGGCTTCGCGATCGGCCAGAGCACAGCGCCGCTCATCGCCGCCCGCTTCGGGTGGCCCGCCATCTTCCTCGCGTTCAACGGCCTCGCGCTGGTCGGGCTGGCTGTCTTCTGGCCGACGAGCCGGGGGCTCGGCCGCGTCGGCGGGGACGCGCCGCCATCGCCGGGCGAGTTCGGCGACGTGCTCCGGAGCCGGGCGGTGTGGACCGTCGGCCTGCTCGGCTTCCTGGGCTACTCGCTGTACCTGTTCGTCAACAGCTGGGCACCGTCGTACCTCACCGACGTGGTGGGGCTGTCGCTCGGCGTCAGCGGCCTGCTCGTCGCGGCGTTCCCGGCGGTCGGCGTCCTCGCGCGGGTCAGCAGCGGACTGCTCTCGGACCGGCTGTTCGGCGGGCGACGACGGCCGGTCGTGCTCGCCTCATTCGTCGTCGCCGCGCCGCTGGTGGCGAGCGTCGTCGCCACACGCTCGGTCGTCGCCCTGCTCGCCGTGTTGCTCGTCGCCGGTTTCGCCGTCCAGTTGACGCTCGGCCTCTCGTTCGCGTACGTCCGCGAACTCGTCGACCCGCGCGTCGCGGCGACGGCGGTCGCGTTCCAGACGAGCGTCGGGCTGGCCGGTGCCTTCGCCGCCCCGATCGTCGGCGGCGCGGTGATAGAGCGCGCCGGCTACACGGCGGCGTTTCTGGCCGCCAGCGCGCTGGGCGTCCTCGGCATCGTCCTCGCCTGGCGAGCGCCCGAACCCGGAGGCTAA
- a CDS encoding sodium:calcium antiporter — MVTGGFLPDSPAVHIAAIIVATGVIWLGSGWLEESAERLSAYYGLPAVVQGSIVVAVGSSFPELASVVFTALAGVFDMGVGSIVGSAIFNVLVIPALSALGSEGDLETNRTLVYKEAQFYMIAVSAVVVTFALAVIYVPVGDGRALAGEITRPLAAIPLLLYGLYLFIQWQDVSDHEAEAYDGEIALRREWTKLAAGLGLILVAVEQLVGSVDSLSATVGIPEFLAGVTIVAAATSLPDTLVSVRTARDDRALTSLGNVFGSNTFDLLVAIPVGVMLVGTLAVDFAVAVPMLGVLTLATVVLFAFLRTDLSLSNAESYVLLAAYVLFVVWIVAETAGVTGFLKTG, encoded by the coding sequence ATGGTAACTGGAGGGTTCCTGCCCGACTCACCGGCGGTCCATATCGCGGCGATCATCGTCGCCACGGGAGTCATCTGGCTCGGGAGCGGGTGGCTGGAGGAGTCCGCCGAGCGGCTGTCGGCCTACTACGGTCTACCGGCGGTGGTCCAGGGGTCGATCGTGGTCGCAGTCGGGTCGAGCTTTCCGGAGCTGGCGAGCGTGGTGTTCACCGCGCTGGCCGGCGTGTTCGACATGGGCGTCGGCTCGATCGTCGGGTCGGCGATCTTCAACGTGCTCGTGATCCCGGCGCTGTCGGCACTCGGATCGGAGGGGGACCTGGAGACCAATCGCACGCTCGTCTACAAGGAGGCGCAGTTCTACATGATCGCGGTGTCGGCGGTCGTGGTGACGTTCGCGCTCGCCGTCATCTACGTCCCCGTCGGCGACGGACGGGCGCTCGCAGGGGAGATCACGCGACCGCTGGCGGCGATTCCCCTGCTGCTCTACGGGCTGTACCTGTTCATCCAGTGGCAGGACGTGAGCGACCACGAGGCCGAGGCGTACGATGGCGAGATCGCCCTCCGTCGCGAGTGGACGAAGCTCGCTGCCGGGCTGGGCCTCATTCTGGTCGCCGTCGAGCAGCTGGTCGGCAGCGTCGACTCGCTTTCCGCGACGGTCGGTATCCCGGAGTTCCTCGCCGGCGTGACCATCGTCGCGGCGGCGACGAGCCTCCCGGACACGCTGGTGAGCGTCCGGACGGCCCGCGACGACCGGGCGCTCACGAGCCTGGGCAACGTCTTCGGCTCGAACACGTTCGACCTGCTGGTGGCGATCCCGGTCGGCGTCATGCTCGTCGGCACCCTCGCGGTGGACTTCGCCGTGGCGGTCCCCATGCTCGGCGTGCTGACGCTCGCGACCGTCGTTCTGTTCGCCTTCCTCCGGACGGACCTCTCGCTGTCGAACGCGGAGTCGTACGTGTTGCTCGCGGCGTACGTCCTGTTCGTGGTCTGGATCGTCGCCGAGACGGCCGGCGTGACCGGCTTCCTCAAAACCGGCTGA
- a CDS encoding TetR family transcriptional regulator C-terminal domain-containing protein: MADPSEHTFSEPNEEIMQATYRALRTHGYADLTVKRIAEEYGKSTAAVHYYYDTKEELLATFLDYLLERFVDSIQGIETTDPEQRLDILLDELLLKPQENQDLAVALLEMRSQAPYKEAFSDRFRQNDEYIRYMLKAVINHGIDEGAFADADADHVTRGLMTIVDGARTRAVVFDDMEALETARQTADEYVEATLLEN, translated from the coding sequence ATGGCCGACCCATCGGAGCATACGTTCTCCGAGCCCAACGAGGAGATAATGCAGGCGACTTACCGGGCACTTCGTACCCACGGGTACGCCGACCTCACGGTCAAGCGGATCGCCGAGGAGTACGGGAAGTCGACCGCGGCGGTACACTACTACTACGACACGAAAGAGGAGTTACTCGCCACGTTCCTCGATTACCTCCTGGAGCGGTTCGTCGACTCGATTCAGGGGATCGAGACGACCGACCCCGAGCAGCGACTCGACATCCTGCTCGACGAGTTGCTGCTCAAGCCACAGGAGAACCAGGACCTCGCGGTCGCGTTACTGGAGATGCGGAGTCAGGCACCGTACAAGGAGGCGTTCAGCGACCGATTCCGGCAGAACGACGAGTACATCCGTTACATGCTTAAGGCGGTGATCAACCACGGGATCGACGAGGGCGCGTTCGCGGACGCCGACGCGGACCACGTGACGCGCGGACTGATGACAATTGTCGACGGCGCTCGTACCCGTGCCGTGGTTTTCGACGATATGGAGGCGCTCGAAACAGCCAGACAGACAGCCGACGAGTACGTCGAGGCGACCCTGCTGGAGAACTGA
- a CDS encoding zinc ribbon domain-containing protein, whose amino-acid sequence MSRPISDKRPWLAALLAAFVTGLGHLYLRRWRRALGWLLVLFAVTVLFVDPATVNAFATGGSVDPLAIAPIYVVGAVSVIDAYLLARAGNFVARITPNGDGEFTHCPNCGKELDGDLDFCQWCSTDLADVEVATPADEGSER is encoded by the coding sequence GTGTCCCGACCCATCTCGGACAAACGACCGTGGCTCGCGGCGCTGCTGGCGGCGTTCGTCACGGGGCTTGGCCACCTGTATCTCCGGCGGTGGCGGCGCGCCCTCGGGTGGCTACTCGTGCTGTTCGCCGTGACCGTCCTGTTCGTCGACCCGGCCACCGTCAACGCGTTCGCGACCGGCGGCTCCGTGGACCCGCTTGCGATCGCGCCGATCTACGTCGTCGGGGCGGTGAGCGTCATCGACGCCTACCTCCTCGCCCGGGCAGGGAACTTCGTCGCCCGGATAACCCCGAACGGGGACGGCGAGTTCACGCACTGCCCGAACTGCGGCAAGGAACTCGACGGTGACCTCGACTTCTGCCAGTGGTGTTCGACGGACCTGGCCGACGTCGAGGTGGCGACGCCGGCGGACGAGGGTTCCGAACGGTAG
- a CDS encoding dihydrofolate reductase — MEVIAVAAVSENGVIGDGPTLPWNLPEEVRRYRERVAGETVLIGRKTFGMFDDPPGAEQIVLSRSDRSYDDPSVTHAGAPETAIEIARDRGRSTLYVLGGSGVYGALLPHYDRMLLSRVHGEYDGDARFPDFDRDDWVLAEETAYDGYTLEEWRRADG, encoded by the coding sequence ATGGAAGTGATCGCGGTCGCGGCCGTCAGCGAGAACGGCGTCATCGGCGACGGACCGACGCTCCCCTGGAACCTCCCCGAGGAGGTGCGACGCTACCGGGAACGCGTCGCCGGCGAGACGGTGCTGATCGGGCGGAAGACGTTCGGAATGTTCGACGACCCGCCCGGCGCGGAACAGATCGTGTTGAGCCGGAGCGACCGGTCGTACGACGACCCGTCGGTCACGCACGCCGGTGCCCCGGAGACGGCGATCGAGATCGCTCGCGACCGGGGTCGCTCGACGCTGTACGTTCTCGGCGGAAGCGGAGTGTACGGGGCGCTCCTGCCCCACTACGACCGGATGCTGCTGAGTCGGGTCCACGGCGAGTACGACGGCGACGCACGGTTCCCCGACTTCGACCGCGACGACTGGGTTCTCGCCGAGGAGACGGCGTACGACGGGTACACGCTAGAGGAATGGCGGCGGGCCGACGGGTAG
- a CDS encoding NifU family protein, with the protein MSAEGLERQTRNFLSNNVPQIQQHGGNFEVRDVDEAAGTATVAIGGACSGCGIAPMTMKAIERRLPESVDGLEDVEVVRSGGPSAAVMPSKTEDMEDMDEYEDYNPPF; encoded by the coding sequence ATGAGCGCAGAAGGGCTTGAACGACAGACGCGAAACTTCCTGAGCAACAACGTTCCGCAGATCCAGCAACACGGCGGCAATTTCGAAGTGCGTGACGTCGACGAAGCGGCCGGAACTGCGACCGTCGCCATCGGCGGCGCGTGTTCCGGGTGTGGCATCGCCCCGATGACGATGAAAGCCATCGAGCGCCGTCTACCCGAAAGCGTCGACGGCCTCGAAGACGTCGAGGTCGTTCGCTCGGGCGGCCCGAGCGCCGCGGTGATGCCATCGAAAACCGAGGACATGGAGGACATGGACGAGTACGAGGATTACAATCCCCCGTTCTAA
- a CDS encoding HalOD1 output domain-containing protein, with translation MTRDRRVVLEVLEALAAAEGVEPHELDYSLQEHVDTDSLERLAEMEDAEWTLTFSVPDHEVTVDSDGGILVDGEAAASDEVDQLER, from the coding sequence GTGACCCGCGACCGCCGAGTCGTACTGGAGGTCCTCGAGGCGCTCGCCGCGGCGGAGGGGGTCGAACCCCACGAACTGGACTACAGTCTGCAGGAACACGTCGATACGGACAGTCTGGAGCGCCTCGCCGAGATGGAGGATGCGGAGTGGACGCTGACGTTCTCGGTGCCGGACCACGAGGTGACGGTCGACAGCGACGGCGGGATACTCGTCGACGGGGAGGCGGCGGCGTCGGACGAAGTCGACCAGCTCGAACGGTGA
- a CDS encoding polyprenyl synthetase family protein: MDPQANDRCVKVDDLIGNLLDGKDGSAMAVAREAVRAADDEWYGRFVAVTYESVVGTTDPDMVVPAGAAIELLRGYCRLRCELLGDIAADPGRSPSWDPTTALLAGDYLSTSAYAALGSPDHVALGDCFRALTAAIEGITDAFYAEHAQASADPNRPLPDRLAGSLGACAAVIGATLAGVDADRHDAIAEFGEGLAAARLLQSALDPDATGFPHVRFEAEDRRLRQRAQRRRADAELAVRKLPTSVDSTVLRTFHETSLS, from the coding sequence ATGGACCCGCAGGCCAACGACCGGTGTGTGAAGGTCGACGACCTGATCGGGAACCTGCTTGACGGGAAGGATGGAAGCGCGATGGCGGTTGCCCGCGAGGCAGTTCGAGCGGCCGATGACGAATGGTACGGCCGGTTCGTGGCGGTGACGTACGAGTCGGTCGTGGGTACGACCGACCCCGACATGGTGGTCCCTGCGGGGGCAGCGATCGAACTCCTCCGGGGCTACTGCCGGCTCCGATGTGAACTGCTCGGAGACATCGCCGCTGATCCCGGTCGTTCCCCCTCATGGGACCCGACGACGGCGCTACTGGCCGGCGATTATCTCTCAACGTCGGCGTACGCAGCCCTGGGTTCGCCCGACCACGTGGCCCTCGGCGACTGCTTCCGTGCACTCACCGCGGCGATCGAAGGGATCACTGATGCGTTCTACGCCGAACACGCGCAGGCGTCGGCCGACCCGAACAGACCGCTTCCTGACCGGCTGGCGGGCAGTCTCGGTGCGTGTGCTGCTGTCATCGGTGCGACACTGGCCGGCGTCGACGCGGATCGGCACGATGCCATCGCGGAGTTCGGCGAGGGGCTTGCCGCCGCCAGACTGCTCCAGTCCGCCCTCGACCCCGACGCTACCGGGTTTCCACACGTCCGGTTCGAAGCCGAGGACCGGCGGCTCCGCCAGCGTGCCCAGCGCCGACGGGCGGACGCTGAACTCGCGGTCCGAAAGCTTCCGACGAGCGTCGACTCGACGGTCCTCCGAACGTTCCACGAGACCTCGCTTTCGTGA
- a CDS encoding universal stress protein translates to MSDPLFRRVVVPVASEEDAAATAASIAPHIDAAGGEVVAVFVVEKAGGAPDKASVEQREQHAETAFTRFRADLGDVNIETEIRYGTDVAAAIVEAARDADANAIAFTPRGGSRWVKLLTGDVSADLIAASDRPVVVLPDRTEDGERGA, encoded by the coding sequence ATGAGTGATCCGCTCTTTCGCCGGGTCGTCGTCCCGGTCGCGAGCGAGGAAGACGCCGCGGCGACCGCCGCCTCGATAGCGCCGCACATCGACGCGGCTGGCGGGGAGGTGGTCGCGGTGTTCGTCGTCGAGAAGGCCGGCGGCGCGCCGGACAAGGCGTCCGTCGAACAGCGCGAGCAGCACGCCGAGACGGCGTTCACCCGGTTCCGGGCGGACCTCGGGGACGTGAACATCGAGACGGAGATCCGGTACGGAACCGACGTGGCGGCGGCGATCGTCGAAGCGGCACGCGACGCCGACGCGAACGCCATCGCCTTCACGCCGCGCGGCGGGAGCCGGTGGGTGAAACTGCTCACCGGCGACGTGTCGGCCGACCTGATCGCCGCGAGCGACCGCCCGGTTGTCGTCCTCCCGGACCGAACGGAGGACGGCGAGCGCGGCGCGTAG
- a CDS encoding class I SAM-dependent methyltransferase: MDSHEVRRAWADRSGEYSPTYYAHYGPDATSELIQSVLERRAGREASVLEVGCSAGRHLAALADAGFSDLTGVDVNGEALDVLAETYPDLAATGTFHETTIEEYVTGLDDAFDAVFSVETLQHIHPDAEWVFDELVRITDGVLVTVENESGAAGAVNYVDQDVPLYYRDWNGVFTDRGLVEVESTETKRDTARVFQPPE, translated from the coding sequence GTGGATTCTCACGAAGTCCGGCGCGCCTGGGCGGACCGCTCCGGCGAGTACTCGCCGACGTACTACGCCCACTACGGGCCGGACGCGACGAGCGAGCTGATACAGTCGGTCCTGGAGCGACGTGCGGGGCGCGAGGCGAGCGTGCTGGAGGTGGGCTGTAGCGCCGGCCGCCACCTCGCCGCACTCGCCGACGCCGGGTTCTCGGACCTGACCGGCGTCGACGTCAACGGGGAGGCGCTGGACGTGCTCGCGGAAACGTACCCCGACCTCGCCGCGACGGGTACCTTCCACGAGACGACCATCGAGGAGTACGTCACCGGACTCGACGACGCCTTCGACGCGGTCTTCTCCGTGGAGACGCTACAGCACATTCACCCCGACGCAGAGTGGGTGTTCGACGAGCTGGTCCGGATCACCGACGGGGTGCTCGTCACCGTGGAGAACGAGAGCGGCGCTGCCGGGGCTGTGAACTACGTCGATCAGGACGTGCCGCTGTACTATCGTGACTGGAACGGGGTGTTCACCGACCGCGGGCTGGTCGAGGTCGAGTCGACCGAAACGAAACGGGACACCGCCAGGGTGTTCCAGCCCCCGGAGTGA